A DNA window from Gigantopelta aegis isolate Gae_Host chromosome 4, Gae_host_genome, whole genome shotgun sequence contains the following coding sequences:
- the LOC121372152 gene encoding uncharacterized protein LOC121372152, with the protein MAEEAAIEKHVRTFVSAKTGEMVYLDISKERTVCIKHVSKRGSTALAILWINVLQHPNNYPLKRFPYRKMYKRASKGDDRVILQVDGMKVSVFMASGTLTICGQFAIEWFVDRFPGIMDAYGSPIENPRALKSLYTESQKEALALEKQAIIKKYRQNWPDEALLDGVSVVDFCGKPEGEDMPSAKETHFCFTSDDHGYIKPDPQLLPTDALSDQLQRLKVGASLEGPVLYRLWRSILNSWFSDEDNLIYIVTPNMDSDRLVDICSLFLNNRLTANIGAICLPISRGNTNVADVKRDAILQFEPKDQVMVEYKIYSNIVYPERPYQANFIACVRNGNVGMLLTTSDFHGDHFKEGNTSMAVYQSLEESDFMIRYLGPILSAETEQ; encoded by the exons ATGGCCGAGGAAGCGGCAATAGAAAAACATGTTCGGACATTTGTTTCTGCCAAGACGGGGGAGATGGtgtatttggatataagcaaggaAAGAACAGTGTGTATCAAGCATGTCTCTAAACGAGGGTCCACAGCTCTCGCAATCCTCTGGATAAACGTTTTACAGCATCCCAACAACTACCCTTTAAAGCGCTTTCCCTACAGGAAGATGTACAAGCGCGCCTCAAAGGGAGACGACCGGGTAATCCTACAAGTTGATGGGATGAAGGTCTCTGTATTCATGGCCAGTGGCACACTGACAATCTGCGGGCAGTTTGCCATAGAGTGGTTCGTTGATCGCTTTCCAGGAATAATGGATGCGTATGGGTCACCGATAGAGAACCCGAGAGCTCTGAAATCTCTCTATACCGAATCACAGAAGGAAGCACTCGCATTGGAGAAGCAAGCCATCATAAAGAAAT ACCGACAAAACTGGCCAGACGAGGCATTGTTAGATGGCGTGTCCGTGGTTGACTTCTGTGGGAAACCGGAAGGAGAAGATATGCCGTCTGCCAAAGAAACCCATTTCTGTTTCACTTCTGATGACCATGGCTACATCAAACCAGACCCTCAGCTG CTGCCAACTGATGCTCTCTCGGATCAACTTCAAAGACTGAAAGTGGGCGCCAGTTTAGAAGGACCTGTCCTCTACCGCTTATGGAGATCCATTTTAAACTCTTGGTTTTCCGACGAAGACAATCTAATATACATTGTGACCCCAAACATGGATTCAGACCGTCTCGTTGACATATGCAGCCTCTTTCTAAACAACCGCCTAACAGCAAATATTGGCGCGATTTGTCTCCCCATTTCAAGAGGGAATACCAATGTAGCAGACGTCAAACGCGACGCCATCTTGCAGTTTGAGCCAAAAGATCAAGTGATGGTGGAATACAAGATATACAGCAATATCGTTTACCCAGAAAGGCCGTACCAAGCCAACTTCATCGCTTGTGTTAGAAATGGCAACGTCGGGATGTTGTTGACTACTTCAGATTTCCATGGTGACCATTTTAAAGAAGGGAATACCAGCATGGCGGTGTACCAATCTCTAGAAGAATCTGACTTTATGATTCGATACCTTGGCCCCATTCTGTCAGCTGAAACAGAACAGTGA